One genomic region from Diabrotica undecimpunctata isolate CICGRU chromosome 9, icDiaUnde3, whole genome shotgun sequence encodes:
- the LOC140449398 gene encoding prostaglandin reductase 1-like, with the protein MVKAKVWNYMKPFEGWPKKTDVELVEEEMRPIEDGEFLAQAMFLSVDPFMRGLSEKFTIGEPIWGTQVARIIESKNEEFPVGKLVVLRAGWRTYSISNGKKEPPTLPEPYLLPDIGDLCPSVGVGVLGMPGNTAYFLFLELCQPKEGDTVVVTAAAGAIGSIVGQIGKIYGCNVIGIAGSNEKGEWLVKELGFDHFINYKVDDIDAKLKKIAPQGVDCFFDSVGGKTAEIIYGHMNNNGRVAQNGSISNYNKEKPDYSLSMSIQKAIQEKNLSAKALGVYCRSKDWMTGINQLHTWVNEGKIKYKESIVDGIENMFDLFVDMLKGKTTGKAVIRA; encoded by the exons ATGGTGAAAGCAAAAGTGTGGAATTATATGAAACCGTTCGAGGGGTGGCCTAAAAAGACCGACGTCGAACTAGTGGAAGAAGAAATGAGGCCCATTGAAGACGGAG AATTTCTCGCGCAAGCCATGTTCCTCAGTGTAGATCCATTCATGCGAGGTTTATCAGAGAAATTTACAATCGGAGAACCTATATGGGGAACTCAAGTAGCCAG AATTATTGAAAGTAAAAATGAAGAATTTCCAGTTGGTAAATTAGTGGTTTTAAGAGCGGGCTGGAGGACATACAGCATCTCCAATGGTAAAAAAGAACCACCAACTCTACCAGAACCGTATCTGCTTCCAGACATCGGAGATCTCTGCCCATCTGTAGGAGTAGGAGTACTCGGTATGCCAGG AAACACAGCGTACTTCTTATTCTTGGAGCTGTGTCAACCCAAAGAAGGCGACACAGTTGTGGTGACAGCAGCAGCAGGAGCCATTGGAAGCATTGTAGGACAGATCGGGAAAATTTACGGATGCAACGTGATAGGTATAGCTGGGTCTAATGAAAAAGGCGAGTGGTTGGTTAAGGAATTGGGATTCGACCATTTTATTAACTATAAGGTGGATGATATTGATGCCAAACTGAAGAAAATTGCTCCGCAAGGTGTAGATTGCTTCTTCGATAGT GTGGGAGGAAAGACAGCTGAAATTATATACGGTCATATGAATAACAACGGAAGAGTGGCACAGAATGGCAGCATCTCCAATTACAACAAGGAAAAACCTGATTATT CTCTCTCCATGTCAATTCAAAAAGCGATCCAAGAGAAAAATTTGTCAGCCAAAGCCTTGGGTGTCTATTGTCGATCAAAGGACTGGATGACTGGAATAAACCAACTACATACGTGGGTGAACGAAGGCAAAATCAAGTATAAGGAATCGATAGTCGATGGGATCGAAAATATGTTCGATCTCTTTGTCGATATGTTGAAAGGTAAAACTACCGGAAAAGCGGTTATTAGAGCATAG